In a single window of the Oecophyllibacter saccharovorans genome:
- the accD gene encoding acetyl-CoA carboxylase, carboxyltransferase subunit beta yields MSWLTDYVRPKVRSLLQRDVPDNLWTNCDSCGQMLLIRDYERNWKVCPHCGHHGRALAHERMKWTFDNGEYTPIELPKMPTDPLAFRDSKRYTDRLKTARAKTQLDDSLLVAHGRIGGRETVVAVMAFEFMAGTMGPALGEAFLAACRLAVLQKAPLVIFTASGGARMQEGVASLMQMPRTTIGVQMLREAGLPYIVVFTNPTTGGVSASFAMLGDVHVAEPDALIAFAGPRVIRDTVREELPEGFQKSEYLLEHGMVDLIAPRAELPQTLGRLVNMLAPTTRTVTLPGAGQEEQRPPTQHPAPHPPATRQSAAPSGHNSGHSEAGHKPPSGKHSAKHHKHRKRSGA; encoded by the coding sequence ATGAGCTGGCTGACCGATTATGTCCGCCCCAAGGTGCGGAGCCTCCTCCAGCGCGACGTGCCGGACAATCTCTGGACCAATTGCGACAGCTGCGGGCAGATGCTGCTGATCCGCGATTATGAGCGCAACTGGAAGGTCTGCCCCCATTGCGGTCACCATGGGCGCGCCCTGGCCCATGAACGGATGAAATGGACGTTCGACAACGGGGAATACACCCCCATCGAACTGCCGAAAATGCCGACTGATCCCCTCGCCTTCCGCGATTCCAAACGCTATACCGACCGCCTGAAAACAGCGCGTGCCAAGACACAGCTTGACGACTCCCTACTGGTGGCCCACGGCCGCATCGGCGGCCGCGAGACAGTGGTTGCCGTGATGGCGTTCGAGTTCATGGCCGGCACGATGGGGCCTGCCCTGGGCGAGGCCTTTCTGGCTGCCTGCCGCCTGGCCGTGCTGCAGAAGGCGCCTTTGGTCATCTTCACCGCCTCAGGTGGGGCACGCATGCAGGAAGGGGTTGCCAGCCTGATGCAGATGCCGCGCACCACGATCGGCGTGCAGATGCTGCGCGAGGCCGGGCTGCCTTACATCGTGGTCTTCACCAATCCCACCACCGGCGGGGTCTCGGCCTCTTTTGCCATGCTGGGCGACGTGCATGTGGCTGAGCCCGACGCCCTGATCGCCTTTGCGGGACCGCGCGTCATCCGCGACACGGTGCGCGAGGAACTACCGGAAGGCTTCCAGAAATCGGAATACCTGCTGGAGCACGGCATGGTCGACCTCATCGCCCCGCGCGCCGAGCTGCCCCAGACGCTCGGTCGCCTGGTCAACATGCTGGCGCCTACCACCCGCACGGTCACCCTGCCGGGCGCCGGGCAGGAAGAGCAGCGCCCCCCCACCCAGCACCCGGCCCCCCACCCGCCGGCCACGCGCCAGTCTGCCGCCCCGTCAGGCCATAATTCAGGCCACAGTGAGGCCGGGCATA
- a CDS encoding antitoxin VbhA family protein, with product MTSTQNTQNELLTPEEKAFRHKCVDQAIHSQRLEGGDVSEDVQADLRLYAEGHLTFEEGLKRALKKHTVKA from the coding sequence ATGACCTCTACCCAGAATACCCAGAACGAACTCCTTACTCCGGAAGAAAAAGCCTTCCGTCATAAATGCGTTGACCAGGCCATTCACTCGCAGCGGCTGGAAGGGGGCGATGTTTCAGAAGACGTGCAGGCTGACCTCCGCCTTTATGCGGAAGGCCATCTGACTTTTGAGGAAGGCCTGAAAAGGGCCCTGAAGAAACACACTGTGAAGGCATGA
- a CDS encoding SDR family oxidoreductase: MTDHSITGKTVLIAGGAKNLGGLLARDLAQHGARAVAVHYNSDASKAEADKTVAAIEAAGAKAFAFQADLTSAAAMEKLFTQAKEAMGSIDIAVNTVGKVLKKPMVEISEAEFDEMNAVNSKTAFFFLKEAGRTVSDNGKICSLVTSLLGAYTPFYAAYAGTKAPVEHYTRAASKELGERGISVTAIGPGPMDTPFFYPAEGADAVQYHKTAAALSPFSKTGLTDIEDIVPFIRFLVSEGWWMTGQTILVNGGYTTK; this comes from the coding sequence ATGACCGACCACAGCATCACTGGAAAAACCGTGCTGATTGCCGGGGGCGCCAAAAATCTGGGGGGTCTGTTGGCGCGTGATCTGGCACAGCATGGCGCCAGAGCGGTTGCTGTCCACTACAACAGTGACGCCTCAAAAGCGGAAGCCGATAAAACAGTTGCAGCCATCGAAGCGGCGGGCGCAAAGGCTTTTGCCTTCCAGGCTGACCTTACCAGTGCCGCAGCGATGGAGAAGCTGTTCACCCAGGCCAAGGAAGCAATGGGCAGCATTGATATCGCCGTCAATACCGTTGGCAAAGTGCTGAAAAAGCCGATGGTAGAAATCAGCGAAGCTGAATTTGACGAAATGAATGCTGTCAATTCCAAGACGGCCTTTTTCTTTCTCAAAGAAGCCGGCCGAACAGTAAGCGACAACGGCAAAATCTGCTCCCTCGTCACTTCGCTTCTGGGAGCCTATACCCCCTTCTATGCGGCCTACGCCGGCACCAAGGCGCCTGTCGAGCATTATACCCGTGCGGCCTCGAAAGAACTGGGAGAGCGCGGGATCTCCGTGACAGCGATCGGGCCCGGGCCGATGGATACACCGTTTTTCTATCCTGCCGAAGGTGCGGATGCCGTGCAGTACCACAAAACCGCCGCGGCTTTGTCGCCCTTCTCCAAGACCGGCCTGACTGACATTGAAGATATCGTGCCCTTCATCCGCTTCCTCGTCTCCGAAGGCTGGTGGATGACCGGTCAGACTATTTTAGTGAATGGGGGCTATACAACAAAATAA
- a CDS encoding HdeD family acid-resistance protein gives MNEQEIIPGVGVLPTPAMKPGYFIAAGIIMVLLGILAWICAFQVSLASTIVLGVLLIAGGVMQLVQVFGHGPTAGMPRWLAALTGVLIIISGALLCLEPVQGAMLLTAFIAAMLIIGGLMRIYWAFQLRHIPGWWVGLLSGGVTLLVGVLLYATLPWAGLLFIGTLIAVELIMAGVSATYFGFTLRKVEQELTQVP, from the coding sequence ATGAACGAACAGGAGATTATCCCTGGAGTCGGCGTTCTGCCGACTCCAGCCATGAAGCCGGGCTACTTCATCGCCGCCGGTATCATCATGGTCCTCCTTGGCATCCTCGCCTGGATCTGTGCTTTCCAGGTTTCTCTGGCCAGCACCATCGTGCTCGGCGTTCTGCTGATCGCCGGTGGTGTGATGCAGCTGGTGCAGGTTTTCGGCCATGGTCCCACTGCCGGTATGCCGCGCTGGCTTGCAGCGCTGACGGGCGTGCTGATCATTATCTCGGGTGCCCTGCTGTGCCTTGAGCCTGTCCAGGGCGCCATGCTCCTGACGGCCTTCATCGCAGCCATGCTGATCATCGGTGGCCTGATGCGTATTTACTGGGCCTTCCAGCTGCGCCACATTCCCGGCTGGTGGGTCGGGCTGCTCAGCGGCGGCGTGACCCTGCTGGTCGGTGTGCTGCTCTATGCAACTCTGCCGTGGGCCGGTCTGCTGTTCATCGGCACGCTGATCGCAGTCGAGCTGATCATGGCTGGCGTCTCTGCCACTTATTTCGGCTTCACCCTGCGCAAGGTGGAGCAGGAGCTTACTCAGGTTCCCTGA
- a CDS encoding alpha-ketoglutarate-dependent dioxygenase AlkB: MGANSLSLFPEAGSQFPGVELPPGVWHAPEALSLPEQESVVADLRERLKEAPFFRPYMPERPGSPASGVPFSVRMTNLGPLGWVSERRGARYQPVHPKTQQPWPPIPDFLLGLWQHFTLPYWREAGRGSEPLPPPDCCLVNWYSEDAHMGLHRDNGEAARELPIVSLSLGRSATFRIADPDNGRTQDPNGRIHKVRLDSGDIIAFGGASRLSLHGVPRLLKLRQPGNRGTGTDPLDLGGRLNLTLRRITPV, encoded by the coding sequence ATGGGTGCCAATTCACTTTCACTGTTTCCAGAGGCCGGCTCTCAGTTCCCCGGTGTCGAACTGCCCCCCGGCGTATGGCATGCACCGGAGGCACTGAGCCTGCCGGAGCAGGAAAGTGTGGTGGCAGACCTGCGGGAGCGCCTGAAAGAGGCGCCCTTCTTCCGGCCCTATATGCCTGAACGCCCCGGCTCGCCGGCAAGCGGCGTTCCTTTCAGCGTACGCATGACCAATCTTGGCCCGCTTGGCTGGGTTTCCGAACGTCGCGGGGCGCGTTATCAGCCCGTTCACCCCAAAACCCAGCAGCCCTGGCCGCCGATTCCTGACTTCCTGCTGGGCCTCTGGCAACATTTCACGCTTCCCTACTGGCGGGAGGCGGGAAGGGGAAGTGAACCCCTGCCGCCGCCTGATTGCTGCCTGGTCAATTGGTACAGTGAAGACGCACATATGGGGCTGCACCGGGATAATGGGGAAGCAGCGCGGGAGCTTCCCATCGTCTCCCTGTCGCTCGGCCGCAGCGCCACCTTCCGTATCGCGGATCCTGATAACGGCCGTACTCAGGATCCGAACGGACGCATTCACAAAGTGCGCCTCGATTCCGGGGATATCATCGCTTTTGGGGGCGCCAGTCGCCTGTCATTGCATGGGGTGCCCCGGTTGCTGAAACTCCGTCAGCCCGGCAATCGGGGGACGGGAACTGATCCACTGGACCTAGGCGGGCGGCTGAATCTGACTTTGAGACGGATTACCCCGGTTTGA